GGTCAAACTCACATCCCGGTTTCGAACGCATCTgtcccaaaatttcaaattgagcCCAGCTCAATTCGTCGTCATGAATATCGTGATCTTCCTTGCGGCATTTGCAATTTTTGCAAGTTTTTCGCCAAAAATGCAAATCCAGACCTGGGCAGCCGTCTTCGCAAACATTACATTTCGCATTGGCTCCGATTTCGTGACCCAATCGGGATCCCTTTTTCTTCTCCCTTTTTTTCTCCAAATCCACCAACCAATCAGGAACGTTCTGTGCGTGTGCATTCATCGCTGTTAGTAAAGTGTGAGATCGACCGTTTTTTAATGAACACAaccggtaaaataaagttatttTCACAACAGACACTTGTTGAGCATTTCgtgtttacgttttttttttgtgtgtaacaCGACCCTGACCGTCAATGAATCATCTGCTTCTTCGAGTGACGTCATAAACTTACACACTCTAACATCATGCTGTAAGTTGCTCATACTTCATtaaaaagtataaaataaaatgacttTCGTAACTCCCTATGCCACCGCgcaaaatacgaaatgttcTAACCAGTTGAccttttcgtgttagtggtgtgtgtgatataatttttcggGTCATAgttcctctaggtagtctacctctatggttCTAACAACGCACTACAAGAACTAGCCTGTTCTTAGAGTGCGTTAGTTCTAATAGTTATTAATCTACCAAGGTTGGTATGAAGGTACTTTATCGCATTATATGTCCACTATCGACCCGGGACGAAGCCGAATtcaattagaaaataaatttacgcaCAGCAATGTTCCTAgcataaacaaagaaaatattcggaggttgatgaaatcacagtaggcactgcgtttctttcgtgcaggtagatgacttgttttcatTGTAATCCTAATCGGTaactcttatcactaaagccaTTCAATCTGActcttgtcaattcagtgttcatgctaggatcAGTGCTGTGATTTAGACATATTGTGTTCTTCCTTCAAGTGTTTCTCGTACTTTGCGAAATGCGAAAGTATTTTTCTGTTCAGTTGTTGAATTCACGTACAACAATACTTTTAACAAGTAAAGGCTAATGTATGTAGAAAACAAGACAATTCACGAGTTATTCTTTGCaataattcacgccgtaagtgtgcttaaaatttgaattttaagtgaacgattcgatgaaaaagtgaaccaaaaaatacatttcaacgcttcattgtatgaaaattacgctacctagaaagacctccgcactttccattttgaatttggacCGCATTTACAGCGTGAATTGAACTTCAGTCCAATGTCCTGCAGATTTTAGGCAATGAGGGTATGGACGACGGCAGTTAAATGTCATTAAGAGTTAAGGAAAAACTGAACGCGAGTTATTCTCTTATAGACTGAGAGGCCGCGTACTTTTTACAGACCCTAAAAAGGCCGTCGAATTCTCATGAAAAGTAAGACTCGTAATAAGTATCAACCGATACCTTTCAATTGCGAAAATCATCATCGACTGACAAAATCTTTAGAGATCTGTGAGCTGACAGATGCAAAGGAAAGCTCCAGCATTGCTTTTTCGTCTCGTTTTTCATCGTGATGACCCCAATGAACTGCAATTGATGtccatttcaataaataaaattgccaCCGACTCACTGATACAATTAAGAGAGAATTGTGGCCCATAGGCACTGAAGAGCACGGTGGCTCTTGGCTAATAATCGTGTTCTATTAACGGCTAATTAACCTCTATCAGCAGCTAATTCATCTATTAACAACAGCAATTAATGGGTTGTAaaccttttcgaaaaatgggaaattccaAACGaagacgtaatctactattactcaCCATGCCCCGAGGAAATGAGTTTCAACTCATGTCGTTACTCTCTAGCAAATAAACTACAATTTTTTAATCTCTGCGTCTTTGTTCACTTTTCTAAATCTTTTAATCTAAGCCTTATTGAAAAGCAGAGTTAATCAAACTTATTCTCCCCCTAATTCGAATTTTTCAGAGAGTCTGTTTGTTAGATAGAGCATTGCTTATGTCAATtaagtaatgactcattttccgcaaggctgtatactttggggaatTTGTacggcgtggtgaatttttttgttgaaacgtggtgtgtaacccgcgtatctgcatctgcgtgacatccccaaagtatacacgtatacagccttgatttTCCGggctataaataaatatttcgatcAAAATTGGTCACAGACATTCGTTGAAaggttttatgaaaattgtgtgTAAAACCAAGGTTTTATATGAGGAGGTTACGCCATTGAACTTTgttgtaattttcatacagAACTGGTAGCGCAAATTCaattcagttgaaattttgttcagagcaacgcacttcaagcaaaagtgctattaatgacagctgccaaatagagtactattttgtatgaaattttatccccactctttttacggtgttttgtatggagcactgtcaagtttcagtaccctatttagagtaccacttttgcttgaagtgcgttgttagTCAGCAACTAGACATCCTACAAAAATTCGATGGGCTATACGTACCGGCTAACAACAATGATGCTGTCAGTTAGCTTCATTGTGTTGCGTACCCTGTACATGTTTACATTCACATTGAAaagtcaaaacaaaaagtttatttgaaaattgtttggtCATCATGGAGTTCGGTGAATTAAACATTACCGCAAGTCGGGCATTTTGGGATGATTATGAGAATATCGATGGAGACCAGCCCGTGGAACCTATTCGGTGAGTGTatgaataaatcaaaatatttttggaccATTCGTTCCGTCCTACTATTTCGAGGTTAATCGGTGCTGTCGCGGTGAATAATTTCTCATCAGTCCACTGTGTCTTATTCGATTTTCACAGAATCGAGTTGAAATGGTTGGAAGATCATTCAATTGaggatttcaaaaatgtgaaaacattCATCACTTTGGAAGGCGAACGAATGCGGAATCGAATCAGCCAGGACGCCGTCGTTCCCATTTGTCAACTTCAACACCAGAAAGTGTTCATCTATATGTCGCGGGAGAAAGAAACGGCGATTTGCATATCGGAAGAGACGAACCTGAACACGTTCGGAACCATTGGCGAATCCATTGCTGATTTGATAAATAGCTCGGCCGTCGAAGATGTCAATGTGGTGACTGTGAACACATTGCCAATCAGTTCGTATAAGATTGGAACAAATGAGAGGCTAGGTGGTGGCGTAACTATTCGCGGAATAAGTTCGGGTAAGCCATTGGCAGCAGTTCCAGAGTTAATGGAGCCAAACATTTTGACTGGAGTTTCAGCAGCAGGTAAGAGTTCATTGGGGATTGTTTGCAATTTTCGTTTGGAATGCAGGCTTGGCctttttcctttctttacAATTTCTGACATTGGAGACAGCAGATGACAAATGAGCTTTTCCTAGACAAACGGTCAGTCAAAAAAGGGCTGGCGTTCAAGACTCATAAATTGTCTCCGTCTGGCAATGTCTTCCTCTTGAATCTCATACATCAAACGCTAAACGATACACGTTTTTGGCACACACACTACAGATACAATTCTACATTGTACTCTCCTGCTCAGGCCATGAGCTAATACACAAGATTACGGGAATAAATCGCAGGAACCGTGTTTTCTCCTCCGAATGTCCAGTGGAATAGTAGTTCTCAGGCTATGGCAATTTtcgaagaatttaaatttttagcaaACCAGAGGCGAGACCGTTATGGCATCCTCTGCATGTTGTTCTCGGATCCATTTACTTTCAGTTCCCCTgttatttcttcttcttcgttctATTGTTTCCACTGCTCGATGTAGGCCTCCCCATAGGTGGTGTCTCGTCGTTTCTTtacttttttaacattttttaaaaagaatattCCTTTTACAACATGTTCAGAAACGACGACTTTCTGAAGAGACTGTAAGCTCCTGAAGATACGGCAACTACTCATCGTTGTTTTCAGGAACTCGcagtttcttcagaaagtcgtcGAATAATCGGGTTGATTAGCGCGACTTGGTGAGTGGACCATTGGATGCTTAACGTGACATGACTTCGGTGATGTCAATATTCCAATTCCCGTAAAGAAgacaaatcgaaaaaaaaatcgacagagTGTGATGAGACGCAgaagaatggaaaatttgtcttcgttaTTTGGCGACTTTTTTTGCCGTTTCTTCAAACTCTGGCGATTTTCCTTGGCGTTTCTTAACATTCTGTCGGTTctgttgatttaacaaatcgaCCGAACAAACCgaaaatgatgatgattttgttCTATCTTGGATCCCATAGATTCTATCCTTTGATGAAAagtctcttcttcttcttctttttcagcctgtttctatccactgctggatgtaggcctctccaacttctttccatttcgtacgatccattgccatttgctgccagtttgtacctgcaatattcttaattccgtttgtccatctctctggtggtctacctatagctcgtcttttatatggtcgccagttcatgatctttttggtccaacgttcgtctgtccttcttgcaatatgtcccgcccagctccatttcagagatgctattctttccatgacatcaacgaccctggtttattgtcgaatccattgattcgtcattctgtctctgagtgttattccaagcatactccgttccatggctctttgtgtcactctcaatttatcttcggatgcttttgttaaagttaacgtttccgctccataagtgagcactggaaggacacaagtgtcgaaaactttgcgtttcagactattattcattttacttttgaaaattagtctgagttttccgaacgctgcccatgcaagaccaatcctacgtcttatttctgcagtctggttgtccagacctaacttcagtttatgtcctagatatacgtagctgtcgactcgttcaatgacagtgtcaccaattttgatttctctatcgtccccgatgttggtcatgacttttgttttcgataagttcatcttgaggccaactttgcttgcctcttcacttaactgttgtagcataagctgagcctgacctagattcgctgctatcggtccaatgtcatcagcgaagcggagattgttCAGgaactctccatttatctttattcccattttactccagtttaacttcctaaaaacactctgcagaatcgccgtgaataatttcggtgaaatagtgtcaccctgccttacacctcggccgattctgaatttctccgtgctcttatgaagttttatacatgaagtagcatttttgtacacatatcgaattgtgttggagtaccttgagtctactctacattcgtctaatgcgtccaatatcgaccatgtttccactgaatcgaaagctttttcgaagtctatgaattcacgacacttctcaataagcgttctcatcacctgcaaatggtcgtttgtgctgaaaccagacctgaaagcagcttgttcaacaggttggtagaagtcgaacttgttagtgttcctcttcgtaatgattttcataaacaacttgtagagtgttgacaataggcttatgggccggtaattttccagctttgttatgtctccttttctatgcagcaatgtaattaccgcattttcccaggcttccggtacttcttcccattggagacattgattaaacaaagccgtgattgcctttaataaggagtctccacccagtttaatggcttccactggaacaccatcttctccgggagactttttgtttttcatctcggctactgcggccttgacttcatcaacagttatgtcgggcatatcctccgatcccacgtttcttattattggtctatcttcggtttcttccgttggactctgtcttgctgaagaaaacaaattctcataaaattctgttgcaatgtttaatatcgcatttcgatccgtttggatcgttcctgttttgtctcgtaatttgaagatttcttttttggcgtttgtcatttttctccgtaggactttcatattgcagttagcttcaattatgttttgagccaattggacattatattttctttcatctgatctccttgctttgttgatacttttagacaagttccggtattccaccgaatctcgccctccgttttttaccaactctgatctgcttgcgatcaggtacGAAAAGTACTTAACGCAAAGGCGTTGTGTTCGATCCCAGGGAAAGTATACTTTTACAAACGAATTTTCTTAGCGTTtctttttgacgatttttcttggcaattcatcatttttgATCGCCTAACTAAGAATctaagaaaaatcgccagaaTGTGAAGAAACACCAAGAAAAACCGTTAAAGTGTGAAAAACGCCAAGAAACTTAAAGAATTGTCTTTCTGGCGTTTCTTCCCACTTCAGCcatttttcttggcgtttctttctggcgatttttcttagTCATTCAACAAATCGCCCAAAAATGATagattgccaagaaaaatcgccaaagtgtaaaGAAACGCTAAGAAAGTCGTcaaagaaatgtcaaaatatgATGAATAgccaaaaaaaacatagctaacgtcgacccgtacgaaacacctattcgtatcaaaagcctttaatgtgaaactcttcatttctcttacttcattttcttctctgctgaaaaactattttccctttaaaatcagttacattatccactctttgccttgttatcatatacaactaaattgccggaggcaatatagacagccccgtacgaagacaaatttcataaattcctatttaaacagctatataccgctatatttaactatatttcactataaataaacatttcacagaggaatatgctattatatagctctatatgcctgtatatagctcaatatagctgtatataggtatatatagatgtccgtatatggaatccctgaaaccccacacacataacaaattatttccatgttaacagaaactctctaagtatcatttttcccaagatatttctattttactaaaatccaatatggccgccggcagccattttgttaggagaccggaaatagtaccgacgctttacattcgttaatacctttcaaacaaaaaaaaattcatgaaattcggtcaaaatttactcgagatattgacaaaatactccacgttcactgtacggccgagtagccagataagagctcactccaagagacctagctcacgctccggagaacataatttcataaacttttttttccctgattggtacggtcaatacctatctaataaagctaaaacagacgaaatatgttcaaatgtggccgacctacaagcaaaaactgcttgccgccctgtgcctgttccacaccaaggggtctaactcacgactcggtcatccaatttccataaactttgtcgatcggtattgtaaataccttttatttgacgtatcacttacaaatttaacgtttaaatgtccggagatatcttcgaaaaaccgtaaagcacttattgggccacagctcggtaggggtcgatccaaaatcactcatcttcgaacttagcctgtcttttgacattaccaaacgggaaaaaaaagaattttcaaaatcggatgcgttttactcaagttatcgtgcagacagacagacggacagacggacatttttttttcgcggatttggcatctctagacaaccacaataggtttccccttactaatggagtccaattcgacgtgttacaaacgtatgcgtaaacctataagaccccagtacttcgtacgggtctaaaaattatCGAGACGTTACGGCTATAATATTCCATcggattttcaatgaattttcaagttcaGCTCCATTCACAGAGCACCacaatttcattcgttttatttttcatgttgcagttGCATCGCATCGTCACCATCTGAACAAACCGTTTTCCAGCTACGCCATTTACATGGACTCAACAAAAACGAGATTTGAAGCGACACCAGCGATTACAAGCTTCATTCATTCGATTGGTCTTGCGTCGAACATTTTCCATGAAGGACATCCGATGGACGAGTCCGGCTTGTACACATGATTGATGGCGCgattattataaaataaaaagaatttgaaCAGCGAAAACCTCggacaattttttgtaattcattttgttattCATCATGATGCTTGCATTTTACATTGGatgcaattcaaattttggatTAAGAATTGGATGTGAGCGAAAATGGTCGTGCCCGCATATACTGAATGCAGTGAATATAGAAATGAAAGTGCGACATTCTACTGTGTGTTCTGTCTCTGTCCGAACAATCGACGATGGGACAACTTCAAACGCACACCAATTCTCAATcgttaaatatattttgcacATTTCTATAGACTTTTGCTTAGATAGATCTACGGTAATTACAACGGCATATGTCGCCGACCCCTCACACGACTAACAAGATTGCATATTTTTAAGGCTGGGCCCAACTTCAGTGCCATATATTTCATCATCATGTCCGAGTTCAGCAGCAGAAAGGCTCTGCCGTCGATTTCCtgtgaaacgaaaaaaaaaatgggattaATGAACTGTACGTCACGAGGTGACTGGTGTTATTGTTAATACATGTGAGCGGAACAGATCTGCGTAAACCTTCAGCGCTGGGTCAGTGGCTGTTATGTACTGTATAACTTCTTCAATGCCCCATTCAGCCGGTGGTCCTGTTGGTATTCTAACACATTCAGGTGACCAATCTTTCCGGtgaaacgataaaaaaaatttaaatttcttttcaatcgACCACACACCACAGGCTCGTTCGTGCGATCAACTTACTTGTACCATTTGATGATGCCGGTTTCGGTGTTTCATTTGTGTCGGGAGTGGATTGACTCGGCCTCTCACGTTTCGGACTTGGTGGTGACGAAACGGTGTCGTTCATTTTCATCGTTCGTTTTGTAGTTTGTGTTTCGCAATCGGTGCACTGCTCCGGTCCGGGATCTAAGGTGATGAGATTTTGGCATGCACGGCATGATGTGCATAACGTCTTGAGAAATTCAGCCATTCCGGCATTCTCGTTGTCCTGTAAATTGCTCGGAATTTTGACctgcaatttatttgaatcatTTGTCAATTTGGATCGGATGAAGGCAAGCGTTGAAGGCATCACGCACCGTAAAATTTTTACCGGCCGCTGTCACTATCGATGTATCTCCAGTCAGACCGAACAACAAATGTTGTATCTGTGATGTGTCCGTGCTGGCCGCTAAGATCTCTTGAAGACATAATTTTGCGAGCGTTCGCAAAGTGGGTGCCGTTACCATAGATGGTAATCTGGAGCTACTTATGAACGGTCCACCTTTACAACCAGTATGGAAATGCACCGTGACCGGTGACGCTGGAATCATTGCATCGGCCTCCGAATGATTGCTGTACGATCTGGAGTGCTTGTTCTTGTTGGTATGTGGTtccattttgtgtttttgtccGGGCGGTTGCATCGGATGACAACTTCGCGTACACCATCCGAC
This DNA window, taken from Bradysia coprophila strain Holo2 unplaced genomic scaffold, BU_Bcop_v1 contig_151, whole genome shotgun sequence, encodes the following:
- the LOC119074466 gene encoding uncharacterized protein LOC119074466, with translation MEFGELNITASRAFWDDYENIDGDQPVEPIRIELKWLEDHSIEDFKNVKTFITLEGERMRNRISQDAVVPICQLQHQKVFIYMSREKETAICISEETNLNTFGTIGESIADLINSSAVEDVNVVTVNTLPISSYKIGTNERLGGGVTIRGISSGKPLAAVPELMEPNILTGVSAAVASHRHHLNKPFSSYAIYMDSTKTRFEATPAITSFIHSIGLASNIFHEGHPMDESGLYT